A region from the Candidatus Neomarinimicrobiota bacterium genome encodes:
- a CDS encoding SDR family oxidoreductase → MSDWAVVLGASSGFGGATARALAEAGLNIFGVHLDRKATLPMVEAVIEDVTAAGRQALFFNMNAADADKRAEAVAELKAKAGPDGQVKVLLHSLAFGTLKPSMGHDPADILAQPQIEMTLDVMASSLVYWTQALYVAGLIRKGSQIFAMTSSGGHRQFKTYGAVSAAKAALESYIRQIAVELSSEGIAANCIQAGVTDTPALRKIPGNEVMIEHALTVNPGGRLTETTDVAAAIALLGLSNNTWLTGNVIRVDGGEDIGM, encoded by the coding sequence ATGTCTGACTGGGCAGTTGTGCTGGGGGCCTCCAGCGGCTTCGGCGGGGCCACCGCCAGAGCGCTGGCTGAGGCGGGGCTGAATATTTTCGGCGTCCACCTGGACCGTAAGGCCACCCTGCCCATGGTGGAAGCCGTTATCGAGGACGTCACCGCCGCCGGCCGCCAGGCGCTCTTTTTCAACATGAATGCCGCCGATGCCGACAAGCGGGCCGAGGCGGTGGCCGAGCTCAAGGCCAAGGCCGGTCCCGATGGCCAGGTGAAGGTGCTGCTGCACTCGCTGGCGTTCGGCACGCTCAAGCCCTCCATGGGGCACGACCCCGCCGACATCCTGGCCCAGCCGCAGATCGAAATGACCCTGGACGTCATGGCCAGCAGCTTGGTCTACTGGACCCAGGCCCTTTACGTCGCTGGCCTGATCCGCAAGGGCAGCCAGATTTTCGCCATGACCTCCTCTGGCGGTCACCGCCAGTTCAAAACCTACGGCGCGGTCTCCGCTGCCAAGGCGGCGCTGGAGTCCTATATCCGCCAGATCGCGGTGGAACTCAGTTCCGAGGGCATCGCCGCCAACTGCATCCAGGCCGGCGTCACCGATACCCCCGCCCTGCGCAAGATCCCCGGCAACGAAGTGATGATCGAGCACGCCTTGACGGTTAATCCCGGCGGGCGCCTTACCGAGACCACCGATGTGGCCGCGGCCATCGCCCTGCTGGGGCTTTCGAACAACACCTGGCTCACCGGCAACGTCATTCGGGTGGACGGCGGCGAAGACATCGGCATGTAG